One segment of Polyangiaceae bacterium DNA contains the following:
- a CDS encoding transglycosylase SLT domain-containing protein: MRFLTSARVFAFASVLVASVLAACPVLAQAKKPAATASKPASKPRAAVKRPAKPKPAQKPASSKPAARKPAHKPTAAKPAAKHSPPQTRKPGEPGAPNEHARRVIAGVATTPHNSVEESPELRALREVDLALFSAAPGAGSPWPSEEPLRLHRDAPLLVASGLPPQAPLPPLLAAAAPSSDLTWLRKLQLPDIPVRWDVRVIRYLEFYKTNPRGRSMVAGWVKKSGRYGAFVRRTLREQGVPEDVLWLALVESGFDPTIHSPVGAAGLWQFMPGAAHIYGLTVDRWVDERLDPERSTIAAARYLSDLHKRFGNWELALAAYNMGYGGLLAAIRKYGTNDFWELGRLEAGLPLETALYVPKILAMAIVAKNCAVFGCDGVELDPAATFDKVIVGAGVSLKVVANAAGADIDAVEALNPQYPIGRTPPLPAGTESSAAYVVRVPPGTGPSTAKAVTALAQREDKLDRHVVRWGESVEDIASAWHTTRSSILSLNGFRPGEQVRPGTVLLVPANARGAATRPETPEAKPVVVVPAETFTYPDRRRIFYRVVAGDTPRDVALALSVSLADLCRWNAIDISAALHDGMVLQAFVPKAATFSHALVTEEENARVLAVGSPEFFEHFESLKGRKRIEVAIAQGDTWRGLSKRFGLSLGMLERINHRSRSSSLSAGDKVVVYVAAPKPTAPKALPPAEPEPIEEKPDRPLPVVLAEGDPSAPADGDEAASAKPKDDAPEASASSESSQEAGPTVLAKDTKDEKEPKDAPSPPARPN, encoded by the coding sequence ATGCGCTTTTTGACTTCCGCACGAGTTTTTGCCTTCGCCAGCGTCCTTGTCGCGTCGGTGCTCGCGGCTTGTCCCGTGTTGGCTCAAGCGAAAAAGCCCGCCGCAACGGCTTCCAAGCCGGCGAGTAAACCGAGGGCTGCGGTCAAGCGCCCCGCAAAACCAAAGCCTGCGCAGAAACCTGCTTCGAGCAAGCCTGCGGCGCGCAAACCCGCGCACAAACCGACCGCGGCAAAACCCGCTGCCAAGCATTCCCCCCCGCAAACGCGCAAGCCCGGCGAACCGGGTGCTCCGAACGAACATGCACGGCGCGTGATTGCCGGCGTTGCGACGACACCGCACAATTCCGTGGAGGAATCGCCCGAGCTGCGAGCGCTTCGCGAGGTCGACCTGGCCCTTTTTTCTGCGGCGCCGGGCGCAGGATCGCCTTGGCCTTCCGAAGAACCTTTGCGCCTTCATCGCGACGCGCCGCTCCTCGTAGCATCGGGGCTGCCCCCGCAGGCTCCGCTGCCGCCGCTGCTTGCTGCTGCAGCGCCTTCGAGTGACCTCACCTGGCTTCGCAAGCTGCAGCTTCCGGACATTCCCGTGCGCTGGGACGTTCGCGTCATTCGTTACCTCGAGTTTTACAAAACGAACCCGCGTGGTCGATCGATGGTTGCGGGCTGGGTGAAAAAGAGTGGTCGTTATGGGGCATTCGTTCGGCGCACGCTGCGTGAACAAGGCGTTCCCGAGGATGTGCTGTGGCTGGCGCTCGTGGAGAGTGGTTTCGATCCCACCATTCATTCGCCCGTGGGCGCGGCGGGTCTTTGGCAATTCATGCCGGGGGCAGCGCACATTTATGGCCTCACCGTCGATCGCTGGGTCGATGAAAGGCTCGATCCGGAGCGCAGCACCATTGCAGCGGCGCGATACCTTTCCGATTTGCACAAGCGTTTCGGCAATTGGGAGCTTGCTCTTGCCGCGTACAACATGGGGTACGGTGGGCTCTTGGCCGCCATTCGCAAATATGGCACCAACGACTTTTGGGAGCTCGGTCGTCTCGAAGCAGGTTTGCCGCTCGAAACTGCCCTGTACGTGCCCAAGATTCTCGCCATGGCGATCGTCGCGAAAAACTGCGCCGTATTCGGTTGCGATGGTGTCGAGCTCGATCCAGCCGCCACGTTCGACAAGGTTATCGTTGGCGCCGGAGTTTCGCTCAAGGTCGTCGCCAATGCTGCAGGAGCCGATATCGACGCCGTCGAAGCGCTCAATCCACAATATCCCATTGGTCGCACGCCGCCTCTCCCTGCGGGCACCGAAAGCAGTGCGGCATATGTCGTCCGAGTTCCTCCGGGCACGGGGCCTTCTACCGCCAAAGCGGTCACGGCGCTCGCCCAACGCGAGGACAAGCTCGATCGTCACGTCGTGAGGTGGGGCGAATCGGTCGAGGACATTGCGTCGGCGTGGCATACCACGCGCAGCTCCATCTTGTCGCTCAATGGTTTCCGGCCTGGCGAGCAGGTTCGTCCGGGCACCGTGCTGCTCGTCCCTGCCAATGCTCGAGGTGCGGCGACTCGCCCGGAAACGCCCGAAGCCAAGCCGGTCGTCGTCGTTCCGGCCGAAACATTTACGTATCCGGATCGCCGGCGTATTTTTTATCGCGTCGTCGCCGGCGATACGCCGCGTGACGTCGCCCTCGCATTATCCGTTTCGCTCGCGGATCTTTGCCGCTGGAATGCAATCGACATTTCGGCTGCACTTCATGATGGAATGGTTCTGCAAGCGTTCGTTCCGAAAGCGGCAACGTTTTCGCATGCGCTCGTCACGGAAGAAGAAAATGCGCGCGTGCTTGCGGTCGGTTCGCCGGAATTTTTCGAACATTTCGAGAGCCTCAAAGGTCGCAAGCGCATTGAAGTCGCCATTGCGCAGGGGGATACCTGGCGAGGTTTGTCGAAGCGGTTTGGGCTCAGTTTGGGAATGCTCGAACGCATCAATCATCGATCACGCTCCAGCTCGCTCTCGGCGGGTGACAAAGTGGTCGTGTACGTTGCGGCCCCGAAGCCCACCGCGCCGAAAGCGCTGCCTCCGGCCGAGCCCGAACCGATCGAGGAAAAGCCCGACCGGCCGCTTCCGGTGGTCCTCGCCGAAGGGGATCCTTCAGCGCCTGCGGATGGCGATGAAGCTGCGTCCGCCAAGCCGAAAGACGATGCTCCCGAAGCATCTGCATCGAGCGAATCGTCGCAGGAAGCGGGTCCCACGGTATTGGCGAAAGACACCAAGGACGAGAAAGAGCCGAAAGACGCGCCCTCGCCTCCCGCTCGACCCAACTAA
- a CDS encoding alkaline phosphatase family protein, producing MRRPELLLLALLSTWQTLGCTVPDEKQAPPEVLPGPAEWNRDVVPPADTEAETARAACTYTAGALPAETQGESRPYGKEIPIDHIVVVMMENRSFDHYFQKLPEYGQPDADVAPETYTNPDANGMPVAPFRDTDLCLVDTNHEWTGTHEQINGGQMDGFFATNDGWHELPAGANMNEAYRSGKRALSYYTSEDLPFYYWLANEFAIGDRYFSSMAGPTWPNRMYLYAASSFGAAHNTIVTSGNTLFDYLEQRQVSWKIYYSTSPGLGVLTDKFIKFRQELPERFGTFADYLADAAAGTLPSVAFVDPGIAREGYDQNDEHPPAIPMFGEQFVATVVDALTKSPQWSKSAFFLTYDEHGGFYDHVAPPKACPPDDIAPDLEPGDTDAKFDMLGVRVPFIVVSPYAKKHYVDHRTYDHTSIVRFIEARFQMPALSNRDANAEAPWEMFDFENPPHATPPTIALPPAVDQAKLDACEALFDP from the coding sequence ATGCGTCGGCCCGAGCTTCTTCTCCTTGCGCTTCTTTCCACTTGGCAAACCCTTGGCTGTACGGTGCCCGATGAAAAGCAAGCACCGCCCGAAGTGCTTCCTGGGCCGGCCGAATGGAATCGTGACGTCGTTCCGCCCGCGGATACCGAAGCGGAAACGGCGCGAGCTGCATGTACGTACACGGCAGGAGCGCTTCCGGCGGAGACGCAGGGCGAATCGCGACCTTACGGCAAAGAGATTCCCATCGACCACATTGTCGTGGTCATGATGGAGAATCGCTCGTTCGACCATTATTTCCAAAAGCTCCCAGAATATGGTCAACCCGATGCCGACGTCGCGCCGGAAACTTACACCAATCCCGATGCCAATGGGATGCCCGTGGCTCCGTTCCGTGACACCGATTTGTGTTTGGTCGATACCAATCACGAATGGACCGGCACGCACGAACAAATCAATGGCGGCCAAATGGACGGGTTTTTTGCGACCAACGACGGGTGGCACGAGCTTCCTGCGGGCGCAAACATGAACGAAGCGTATCGTTCTGGCAAACGAGCGCTCAGCTATTACACATCGGAGGACTTGCCGTTTTATTATTGGCTCGCCAATGAATTCGCCATTGGCGACCGATACTTCTCGTCCATGGCTGGTCCCACGTGGCCGAACCGCATGTATCTTTATGCGGCATCCTCTTTTGGAGCAGCGCACAATACCATCGTGACGTCGGGTAATACGCTCTTCGACTATTTGGAGCAGCGTCAAGTATCCTGGAAAATCTACTATTCGACGTCACCGGGACTTGGCGTTTTAACCGACAAATTCATCAAGTTCAGGCAGGAGCTCCCGGAACGCTTCGGCACGTTCGCCGATTACCTCGCGGATGCTGCTGCGGGTACGCTACCGTCCGTCGCCTTCGTCGATCCAGGCATCGCGCGCGAAGGGTATGATCAGAACGACGAGCATCCACCGGCCATTCCCATGTTCGGAGAACAGTTTGTCGCAACCGTCGTGGATGCACTCACCAAGAGCCCGCAATGGAGCAAGTCGGCGTTTTTCTTGACGTACGACGAGCACGGTGGGTTCTACGATCACGTTGCGCCGCCCAAAGCATGCCCGCCTGACGATATCGCTCCGGATCTCGAGCCCGGTGATACCGACGCCAAATTCGACATGCTCGGCGTGCGCGTTCCGTTCATCGTCGTTTCACCCTACGCCAAAAAGCATTACGTAGATCATCGCACGTACGACCACACGTCGATCGTTCGCTTCATCGAAGCGCGGTTCCAAATGCCTGCTTTGTCGAATCGTGATGCCAATGCCGAAGCACCGTGGGAAATGTTCGACTTCGAAAACCCGCCTCATGCCACACCGCCCACGATTGCGCTCCCGCCCGCGGTCGATCAAGCCAAACTCGATGCGTGTGAAGCCCTCTTCGATCCGTAA